Within Vicia villosa cultivar HV-30 ecotype Madison, WI linkage group LG1, Vvil1.0, whole genome shotgun sequence, the genomic segment CGAACAAGGTTCTAcaacaaaattgaagaaaatcatCAAGTTGGAAAACAGTCCTCAAAAAAACATTCAACCTTAGACTAGGAACTCTATCTATATATTTTGCTTTTTAAGTTCATTTTCTACCTGCCTGTTTTCAGCCACTACTGCATACTATGCTGTTTTTGTTAAGATTTCCTTAAGACCTTATATTCCAATTTATTTAACAATGGGCTTATCATAGTCTTTTTTGTATAATCAATATTACTGCTATCGTTGCACTAACTAAGTAATATACATGTAATCAATGGTTACTCTTATTCATGACTACAATATCATTCTAATGTTCTAAAATGATGTCTACAATTTAATATACTGGTATTCAATGGTTACTCTTACTCACTAATGTCCTTTAATTTCAACATGCATCCAATTTTGACATGActttttttttatcttcaaaACAACCATATGGTGGTTCCACTAAAATGATAGCAAACATGTATTATGATAGCAAACATGCATATGGTGGACAAATCCATTCTGTTTCTTTACATTACATGTTTTtagattcaattttattttatgtttgtttacAACTCTTTTCAAATTGAAGTCTTTGTTTATGCTTATAGTTAAGTTGCATATGAAATATCAACTTTAAAGCAAGCAGAAGCATGTAGATTATTGAGAATGCTAACTTCACAACTTTTGCCTCCATCCACATTTGCAATGTAAGGATTATATGTccaattcttttcaaaataacAGCCTTGGCCACGTGACCAAGAGAATCCATCCCTCCTTACATATAATATCCATTTATCAGTTTGATATTGTTGTTGGCtccatcaatttttttttttttgtttcatgaacttCCTTTCATTGATATTGAAAACGCCAAAAAAGACTATTGGAACATTGGTGGTTAAGCTCTATATAGTAGAATTACATTTATACTGTCAGAGCTTGGACAATTGCATGTCCTTTATGATGGCTAAAAACActtgaattttattaattttcattttgAATTTAAGACAGTGATTCATTTTCATTATGAATTtaaaacctgcataatcagaacaCATGAACCGGTTCAATGTCATTAAACCGAAGCCACAACATATTTTAGTACACATGACTTTTTATTTTCCCACCGAAATTTTTCATTTCAATATTGATATTATTACACACTTAACCTGCAGTTTTGAGTGTTGTACAAGCTAGGGACAACTACTTGATTAAAACTTTTAAACATCATTGCAAAAAAATTGTAGGAAAAAATAGCTGGCTTGTGTTAATACTCTTAACAAAACTACACACTACTTCCTTTTTTATGCAGCCTATTCCTACTTTTATGCAGTCTAAAACTTACAACCATTCCCGGATACCAATGACAACTTCTACTATTCTTTtcatttttcctttattttatattcaattttgttttactaaattaACTTTTGTAACAATATATGATTGGAATTATTCTTATTACAACAtccattttgaataaaaaaacatGACTGCTATGCTCCTTTGTCAACTTTGTGGTTACACTTATCATAAGGTACAGTAGCTAATACAAGTTACAACACACCAAATAGATAAATGCACTGTCGTGAATCTCTATCAATCACCATCTTGGAACAACCATTTCATATAGTTTTAATCTTAAACTAATTGTTCTCCACAATAACTCTTTTCTTCTACCTTTTGTTTTTTCTCATAACTTTGTTTGCTACCTGCACTATACGCATGCATCCTTCAAGTGATGACTGCAACGAAACACCGGTGTCTCAGGAGAGAAAGCGAAGGAGACTAAGTATGGCTAGCACATATTTATCCACAACTGGTGAGAACAAGGAAAATATCAACCCAACAAACACAACTGCTAAATCAATAACAGGTGTTTCTTTCAACGCTCCACCCCTTCACACTATTAAGGCAAAAACCTCAATAAATCCACTCCATACTGGACTGTCTGAACCACGTGACAACCTAAGAAAAACGTTGAAGAGAGCAAGAGGTAATCTTCAAGAAATTGTGAATGTCAACAATATGTTCAGTCAGCCGCAAGCTACAATGGCATCAATAACATGTATACCTGGCGGAATGGTCTCCACAGCTGGTGAGAACAAGGAAAATATCAACCCAACAGACATGAATGCTCAATCAATAACACATGTTTCTTTCAATACTCCACCACTTCAACGGAATCCATCAAGAACTTCAACCAATCCACTTCATACTACGTCGTCTGAACGACGTAACAACCTAAGAAACACTTTGAAGAGAGCAAGAGGTAATCTTCAAGATGGAGTCAATGGAAACAACATGATTAATCCTCCGCAACCTTCTCCAAATGATTGTCCTAATGCTCAATTTAATACTCCTGTTTCATTCAATTATGCACCCCATCAATGTCCTCCGTCAAGTTCAAGAACAAATCCACTGCATACCCGCTCCTCTGAACGTCATCACAACATAAGAAATCCTTTTAAAAGAGCAAGAACTGGATTTCAACATGGAGCAAACCTTATCAACATGTTCAACTCTGCACAACCTTCTCAACACGAGAATCCAAATATAGAGCGTTCACATAACCATGTTGCACCAACTTCAACCCCTGCAATGATGCCATCAATATACCCTCCCAACTCATTCCACCATGGAGATTCTACAGATGACAATTCAAACAATTCTGATTCCGACAACTCTGTTGAAAACGACTCTGACTTGGATGATTGTGAAATACCTGTTGCTTTAGGAAATCCGAATAACCAGGGTATAAGACTTTTCAATACCACCACTATAGTTATTAACAACTTCATCTGCATTTCTAAATAGCTACTGAGTTTAATCTTatactttatttaatttttaatgttaCATGCAGAATTTCTGGATATCGGTGATCCGGTATGGGAATGCCAACACTGTGGTGCGTTGATGTGGTATCAAGAACGTAAAGATAAGTCCAGACATACAACTGTGCCAAAGTTTCCACTGTGTTgcaaaggagggaaaattgtccTTGATATGTTACAAACGCCGCCACCTGTATTAAATAAGCTTTTGTTTCATCACAATCATCCAGACGCCAAGAACTTTCAACAAAGCATACGAACATACAACGCCATGTTTTCGTTTACATCACCGGGGATGAAATTTGACACTACACATTCCACCGGGGCAGGTCCTCCTACATTACGATTACATGGTCAGACGTGCCACCGAATCGGTAGTTTGTTACCTGCAGAAGGATCAACTCCCAAGTATGCTCAACTATATATCTTTGACACTGACAATGAGGTCGATAACAGAATGAAGTGTTTCAAGTACGACAATTTGATTCATCTATCAAAACTTTGCATCCCTTTTACTTTTCATTTGTTCTAATTTTATCTGTGCTTTCCATAGGGACAATACAAATATAGATAAGAATATAGTTACACAGTTGAAGTTGATGTTGGATGAGTACAACCCTCATGCTAAAGCTTTCAGGATGGCAAGGGATATGATGAAACAAACTGGTTACCAAGAAGTGAAGCTAAAGCTTATTGCTGACAGATCTGAGGAAGGTCGTGTTTATAACCACCCTACCGTGTCTGAAGTTGCTGCTCTAATCGTTGGGGATATTGATTCTGGATCTAAGAGAGACATCATAGTTCAACATCGTGATGGAAAATTACAGAGAATTGATGAGTTCCACAAAAGTTACCTTGCGTACCAATACCCTTTGATCTTCCCTTATGGGGAAGATGGTTATAGACCAAACATACTGCACAAATATAAACATGAACAACTTATAACCAGGAAAAATCGTCAAACAGTAAAACAATGGTTATGTTTTCGATTACAAGAACGGACTGAAGAGGCTAAAACCTTACTGCATTCCAGAAGACTCCTGCAACAGTTTTTAGTTGATGGCTTCACAATGATGGAGACTGAACGTCTAAACTGGTTGAGGAAAAACCAATCCAAACTTCGAGTCGGTAAATACCAGAAGCTTAATGATCAATCCCAGCAACAACATCCTAATCAAAGGCACAAACGTGGTAGACGTATTGTCTTGCCTTCGTCATTTGTCGGATCTAAGCGATTCATGGATCAGCTCTATTTTGATGGAATGGCTATTTCAAGTGCACTCGGCTTTCCAGATTTATTCATCACTTTTACGTGCAACCCAAATTGGCCGGAAATAACTAGATTACTTAGCAAAAGCAATTTGAAGCCGCATGATCGACCCGATATTGTTTCTAAAGTGTTCAAGATAAAGTTTGATGAAATGATGGCTGATTTAACAAAACGACATGTTCTTGGCAGAGTGTTAGCATGTAAGTGTTCTACTTCTGATACTATCATGGAATTACAACGTTTCAAAGATGTATTTAACTACTGTACATGTATTATTCATATTCACTACCGATTTTTATTGTTACAGTCATATACACTATTGAATTCCAAAAAAGAGGGCTTCCACATGCTCACATTCTTCTATTCCTGCATCCACAAAGTAAGTACCCGACACCGTCCGACATTGACAACATCATATCTGCTGAAATTCCTGACCCTCAGCTTCATCCAAGACTGTATAACCTGGTAAAAGCACACATGATGCATGGTCCTTGCGGTCTTGCACGACCTATTTCTACTTGCatgaaaaacagaaaatgctctAAGTTTTTCCCCAAGAAATACAATGAAGAAACCATTGTAGATCACGACGGTTATCCAGTTTACAAGAGGAGTTCAAAGTCACACAGCATTGTAAAAAATGGTATAACTTTGGACAATAGGTTTGTGGTTCCATATAATACACGGTTACTTCTAAAGTATCAAGCTCACATCAATATGGAATGGTGTAACCAAAGCACTTCAATTAAATACCTGTTCAAGTATATCAACAAAGGATATGATCGGATAACGGCATCCGTCGTTCCTTCCAAAAGCTCATCGTCTGTTGATCCTGATACGGTTGATGAAATCAAGGAATACCTTGATTGTAGGTACGTCTCACCCAGCGAGGCATGCTGGAGGATCTTTTCCTACAAAATACATGGAAGAAAGCCAGCTGTGGAACGCATGTTTTACCATCTAATTGGTGAGAAAGCTGTTTACTATACCGATCATGAAAGAATGGAGAACGTACTAGAGAAAGCAAGTGTAACAGAATCAATGTTCAGTTCATGGTTGATTGCTAACGGACAGTATGAAGAAGCTTCTCAATTAACTTATGGACAATTTGTTTCAAAATTTGTCTACGATAAGAAGAAGAGAACATGGAAGCCCCGCAGAAAAGGATTTACCATTGGCCGCCTAATTTGGGTTCCACCCACTACAGGAGAATTATATTATCTTAGGATGATGCTCACTATTGTCAAAGGACCGAAAACTTACGAAGATATCCGAAAGGTTGGTGATACACAATATCATTCATTTCGTGATGCATGCTTTGCAATGGGTTTCCTTACGGATGATAGGGAATATATCAGTGCAATTATAGAAGCAAGTGTTTGGGGTTCTGGACATTTTCTTCGGAAATTATTCGTCATTATGCTGTTGTCGGGTGCGGTAAGTAGACCTGCGCACTTATGGAATGAAACATGGAAATGCCTTTCTGACGGAGTTTTACACCATCAGCGCATTTTAGCCAATAATCCAGGTATGTCAAATTCAAATATGTCTTACTTGAAACTCATGTTATGCACCACTATCTTAGCGCCTGTTATTCTATTTCCAGTATCGGTTAACGTAATACATGCAGTGTCTTACATACATCACTCATcacatttatttgaatttatgtcGTGTCTCAGAGCTGGAACTGAGTGAAGATGATGTTAAGAATCTAACTCTAACAGAAATTGAAATCTTACTCCAAGCTAATAGGAGAACACTTGGTGACTTCAAGCCGATTCCATATCCAGACGGTTATGTTCTTGAACAACTAGGAAACaaacttatatatgaagaaagaaGCTACAATGTTGCGGTTATGAAGTCTGAATTCCAATCACTTTACAAAGCTCTAACAGGTATTTATCTCAATATGGCTACTTTGTTAAATTTATTACTACTGTTTTTTTAGTTTAACTTCTTGAAACATATATTCACAGCTGAACAACGTGGGATCTATGATGAAATCATGATGGCGGTAGAGAATCAAAAGGGAGGAGTTTTTTTCTTGCATGGCTATGGGGGTACGGGCAAAACTTACATGTGGAAAACACTTGCAACGTCTTTGAGGTCAAAACATGAAATTGTATTAACTGTTGCTTCAAGCGGAATAACGTCTTTATTGTTACCCGGAGGTAGAACAGCACATTCTAAGTTCAAACTTCCTGTACCAACTTTAGAAAATTCTACTTGCAACATTGACTATGATGATGACTACGGCGAACTACTACAGCAAAGTAAGTTGATAATTTGGGACGAGGCCCCGATGGCAAGTAAATTTTGTTTTGAAGCCCTGGATAAAACTTTGAGGGATGTAATGAGTACGTACGGTAACTCTGAGAAGGTGTTTGGTGGTAAGGTTGTCGTCTTTGGCGGAGATTTCAGACAAATATTACCTGTTATCCCTAGAGGCAGTCGATCGGATATTGTTCACTCTACAATCAATGTATCTTACATTTGGGAAACAGTTAAGGTATTAACTTTAACTAAAAATATGCGATTGCAAGGAGGTCAATCTGATCAAGAGAAGAAAGATATTGCAGATTTTTCCAACTGGCTTCTAAAACTAGGTGAGGGCAGGATAGCCGaaccaaatgatggttatgccgACATTGAAATTCCGAAGGAGATTTTAATTGAAGATTTTCAAGACCCTATTGTTGCTATTGTGGAAAGTACTTATCCTTCTTTCTTGGATAATTACCAATCATACGATTACCTCAAAAGTAGGGCTATTTTAGCATCAACCATTGATGTTGTTGATCAAATAAATAATCACATACTTAACTTGATGCCAGGTATGTCTATGTCggcataaattatttattattttggaagagaGATAATATAACATCAATTTGACCTAACAAAGTTACTTTTCCACAGGAGAATCAAAGGAATATTATAGTTCTAACACAGTCGACCGGTCAGAAATTCATGACAGTAGCGTCCTTCAAGTCCTAACTCCTGAATTTCTCAGCTCATTGCGAACTTCTGGATTGCCAAACCATCAAATAACATTAAAAGTTGGATGCCCAATTATGCTTATGCGAAACATTGATCAATCCGAGGGTTTGTGCAACGGTACTAGGTTAATTGTTACCAAAATGGCAAATCACGTAATTGAAGCTCAAATAATGGGGGGAAAAGGACATGGCAAACTTACGTACATTCCAAGGATGGATATGTCACCATCCCAATCACCTTGGCCTTTCAAGTTGAGTAGGAGACAATTCCCAATCATTGTATCTTACGCAATGACAATTAACAAATCACAAGGACAATCGTTGGACTCGGTTGGATTATATATTCCTAAAGATGTCTTTAGTCATGGCCAATTATACGTGGCCATATCAAGAGTGACAAGTAAAAAAGGAATAAAGATTTTGATTCACGACGAAAACAACAAGCCAAAGTCGTCTACCGCAAACGTCGTTTACAAAGAGGTCTTCGCCAATATATAAATGGTAACTGTTTATACCATCCCTTCCTCATTTTATTCCTCTCAACTATTgcatatgtaatttatttttccaCACAAAATAAATTTGATTCACACTTTCAATTTACATATTACTAAATGTTGCAAGGAAATATGTTATTGACAGCATGGAGTTATTTTATCACCAGCAAGGATTCAACATGATTGACTTTAACAGTTTTAAATCTTCATGGCCTTTTATTCgacatttaaaatttgaatttcattTATAATCTCTTTAATTTtatacaatttatttttattataaccaTTTATtacattaattaaattatatcattttttataaaaaattttaacTCAACTACTAATAAAATTACTTATATCGTTCAACCAACTTTCTTCTTTTCTAACATTAATCATATTTTTTACTGtttaactataattttttttttttgcaacaaTGCGCGTCgaacaccagaacccgtgcgaacgcacgggtttgttactagttttattTGTTAAAAGATGTGTGGGTCTTACCACTTTATGTGAGACCTatcatctacaatataagaaaagaaaCTGTTGTGGAAAGTACCAATCTGCCCCTTTGCTTTATTATGG encodes:
- the LOC131599128 gene encoding uncharacterized protein LOC131599128; the encoded protein is MHPSSDDCNETPVSQERKRRRLSMASTYLSTTGENKENINPTNTTAKSITGVSFNAPPLHTIKAKTSINPLHTGLSEPRDNLRKTLKRARGNLQEIVNVNNMFSQPQATMASITCIPGGMVSTAGENKENINPTDMNAQSITHVSFNTPPLQRNPSRTSTNPLHTTSSERRNNLRNTLKRARGNLQDGVNGNNMINPPQPSPNDCPNAQFNTPVSFNYAPHQCPPSSSRTNPLHTRSSERHHNIRNPFKRARTGFQHGANLINMFNSAQPSQHENPNIERSHNHVAPTSTPAMMPSIYPPNSFHHGDSTDDNSNNSDSDNSVENDSDLDDCEIPVALGNPNNQEFLDIGDPVWECQHCGALMWYQERKDKSRHTTVPKFPLCCKGGKIVLDMLQTPPPVLNKLLFHHNHPDAKNFQQSIRTYNAMFSFTSPGMKFDTTHSTGAGPPTLRLHGQTCHRIGSLLPAEGSTPKYAQLYIFDTDNEVDNRMKCFKDNTNIDKNIVTQLKLMLDEYNPHAKAFRMARDMMKQTGYQEVKLKLIADRSEEGRVYNHPTVSEVAALIVGDIDSGSKRDIIVQHRDGKLQRIDEFHKSYLAYQYPLIFPYGEDGYRPNILHKYKHEQLITRKNRQTVKQWLCFRLQERTEEAKTLLHSRRLLQQFLVDGFTMMETERLNWLRKNQSKLRVGKYQKLNDQSQQQHPNQRHKRGRRIVLPSSFVGSKRFMDQLYFDGMAISSALGFPDLFITFTCNPNWPEITRLLSKSNLKPHDRPDIVSKVFKIKFDEMMADLTKRHVLGRVLAFIYTIEFQKRGLPHAHILLFLHPQSKYPTPSDIDNIISAEIPDPQLHPRLYNLVKAHMMHGPCGLARPISTCMKNRKCSKFFPKKYNEETIVDHDGYPVYKRSSKSHSIVKNGITLDNRFVVPYNTRLLLKYQAHINMEWCNQSTSIKYLFKYINKGYDRITASVVPSKSSSSVDPDTVDEIKEYLDCRYVSPSEACWRIFSYKIHGRKPAVERMFYHLIGEKAVYYTDHERMENVLEKASVTESMFSSWLIANGQYEEASQLTYGQFVSKFVYDKKKRTWKPRRKGFTIGRLIWVPPTTGELYYLRMMLTIVKGPKTYEDIRKVGDTQYHSFRDACFAMGFLTDDREYISAIIEASVWGSGHFLRKLFVIMLLSGAVSRPAHLWNETWKCLSDGVLHHQRILANNPELELSEDDVKNLTLTEIEILLQANRRTLGDFKPIPYPDGYVLEQLGNKLIYEERSYNVAVMKSEFQSLYNEQRGIYDEIMMAVENQKGGVFFLHGYGGTGKTYMWKTLATSLRSKHEIVLTVASSGITSLLLPGGRTAHSKFKLPVPTLENSTCNIDYDDDYGELLQQSKLIIWDEAPMASKFCFEALDKTLRDVMSTYGNSEKVFGGKVVVFGGDFRQILPVIPRGSRSDIVHSTINVSYIWETVKVLTLTKNMRLQGGQSDQEKKDIADFSNWLLKLGEGRIAEPNDGYADIEIPKEILIEDFQDPIVAIVESTYPSFLDNYQSYDYLKSRAILASTIDVVDQINNHILNLMPGESKEYYSSNTVDRSEIHDSSVLQVLTPEFLSSLRTSGLPNHQITLKVGCPIMLMRNIDQSEGLCNGTRLIVTKMANHVIEAQIMGGKGHGKLTYIPRMDMSPSQSPWPFKLSRRQFPIIVSYAMTINKSQGQSLDSVGLYIPKDVFSHGQLYVAISRVTSKKGIKILIHDENNKPKSSTANVVYKEVFANI